In Gymnogyps californianus isolate 813 chromosome 1, ASM1813914v2, whole genome shotgun sequence, the following are encoded in one genomic region:
- the FAM118A gene encoding protein FAM118A isoform X2 — MDSSERSTIRSEQKSRKFLKSLIRKQPRDLLLVIGTGVSAAVAPGIPALCSWRSCIEAVIEAAEQLEVLHPGDVAEFRKKVIKDRDLLVVAHDLIRKMSPRTGDTKPNFFQDCLMEVFDNLEQHIQNPVVLQSILRLMERGTMVLTTNYDNLLEIFGQQQGKPMESLDLKDKDKVLQWARGHIKYGVLHIHGLYTDPCGMVLDPSGYKDVTQDPEVMEVLQNLYRTKSFLFLGCGETLRDQIFQALFLYTVKNKVDLEHYMLVLKENEDHFFKLQADMLLHGIKVVSYGDCFKQFPEYVQDLTAQICKQRSPDADRVDSTTLLGTSCVDCAKRKLGENGTDSPKRIKQSDNAGASFLCLCFKPV; from the exons aaaattcttaaaaagTCTAATAAGAAAGCAGCCTCGAGACCTTCTTCTTGTGATTGGAACTGGGGTGAGTGCTGCAGTAGCGCCAGGAATCCCAGCTCTGTGCTCCTGGAGAAGCTGCATTGAGGCTGTAATTGAAGCAGCTGAACAGCTGGAGGTGCTTCATCCGGGAGATGTTGCTGAATTTCGTAAAAAAGTAATCAAAGACAGAGACCTGCTTGTGGTTGCACATGATCTCATCAGGAAGATGTCACCA cgCACTGGGGATACGAAGCCAAACTTCTTCCAGGATTGCTTAATGGAGGTGTTTGATAATTTAGAACAACACATTCAGAATCCTGTTGTTCTGCAATCAATTCTGAGACTCATGGAGAGAGGCACAATGGTTCTGACTACAAACTATGATAATTTACTTGAAATATTTGGTCAGCAGCAGGGTAAACCTATGGAATCTTTAGACTTGAAAGATAAGGACAAG GTTCTTCAGTGGGCAAGAGGTCATATAAAATATGGAGTTCTTCATATTCATGGCTTATATACAGATCCTTGTGGAATGGTGCTAGATCCCTCGGGATATAAAGATGTTACTCAAGATCCTGAAGTCATG GAAGTTCTTCAAAATTTGTATCGAACcaagtcttttttgtttttgggcTGTGGAGAGACTCTGCGTGATCAGATATTCcaagctctttttctttatactgTAAAGAATAAAGTGGATTTAGAACATTATATGTTGGtgcttaaagaaaatgaagaccaCTTTTTTAAGCTCCAGGCAGATATGCTGCTGCACGGAATAAAAGTAGTGTCCTACGGGGACTGCTTTAAACAATTCCCAGAGTACGTACAAGATCTGACCGCTCAAATCTGCAAGCAGAGAAGTCCAG ATGCTGATCGAGTGGACAGCACAACATTGTTGG GAACTTCATGTGTGGACTGTGCTAAAAGGAAGTTAGGAGAAAATGGCACTGACTCTCCTAAGAGAATCAAGCAGTCAGATAATG CAGGTGCAAgttttctctgcctgtgcttCAAGCCAGTGTGA
- the FAM118A gene encoding protein FAM118A isoform X1 has product MLILLILGSEMDSSERSTIRSEQKSRKFLKSLIRKQPRDLLLVIGTGVSAAVAPGIPALCSWRSCIEAVIEAAEQLEVLHPGDVAEFRKKVIKDRDLLVVAHDLIRKMSPRTGDTKPNFFQDCLMEVFDNLEQHIQNPVVLQSILRLMERGTMVLTTNYDNLLEIFGQQQGKPMESLDLKDKDKVLQWARGHIKYGVLHIHGLYTDPCGMVLDPSGYKDVTQDPEVMEVLQNLYRTKSFLFLGCGETLRDQIFQALFLYTVKNKVDLEHYMLVLKENEDHFFKLQADMLLHGIKVVSYGDCFKQFPEYVQDLTAQICKQRSPDADRVDSTTLLGTSCVDCAKRKLGENGTDSPKRIKQSDNGIPTI; this is encoded by the exons aaaattcttaaaaagTCTAATAAGAAAGCAGCCTCGAGACCTTCTTCTTGTGATTGGAACTGGGGTGAGTGCTGCAGTAGCGCCAGGAATCCCAGCTCTGTGCTCCTGGAGAAGCTGCATTGAGGCTGTAATTGAAGCAGCTGAACAGCTGGAGGTGCTTCATCCGGGAGATGTTGCTGAATTTCGTAAAAAAGTAATCAAAGACAGAGACCTGCTTGTGGTTGCACATGATCTCATCAGGAAGATGTCACCA cgCACTGGGGATACGAAGCCAAACTTCTTCCAGGATTGCTTAATGGAGGTGTTTGATAATTTAGAACAACACATTCAGAATCCTGTTGTTCTGCAATCAATTCTGAGACTCATGGAGAGAGGCACAATGGTTCTGACTACAAACTATGATAATTTACTTGAAATATTTGGTCAGCAGCAGGGTAAACCTATGGAATCTTTAGACTTGAAAGATAAGGACAAG GTTCTTCAGTGGGCAAGAGGTCATATAAAATATGGAGTTCTTCATATTCATGGCTTATATACAGATCCTTGTGGAATGGTGCTAGATCCCTCGGGATATAAAGATGTTACTCAAGATCCTGAAGTCATG GAAGTTCTTCAAAATTTGTATCGAACcaagtcttttttgtttttgggcTGTGGAGAGACTCTGCGTGATCAGATATTCcaagctctttttctttatactgTAAAGAATAAAGTGGATTTAGAACATTATATGTTGGtgcttaaagaaaatgaagaccaCTTTTTTAAGCTCCAGGCAGATATGCTGCTGCACGGAATAAAAGTAGTGTCCTACGGGGACTGCTTTAAACAATTCCCAGAGTACGTACAAGATCTGACCGCTCAAATCTGCAAGCAGAGAAGTCCAG ATGCTGATCGAGTGGACAGCACAACATTGTTGG GAACTTCATGTGTGGACTGTGCTAAAAGGAAGTTAGGAGAAAATGGCACTGACTCTCCTAAGAGAATCAAGCAGTCAGATAATGGTATACCCActatttaa